The Garra rufa chromosome 8, GarRuf1.0, whole genome shotgun sequence genome has a segment encoding these proteins:
- the LOC141340084 gene encoding uncharacterized protein gives MGLSTIMPTWGPTTLTSSSFSSITCKMLCQGSRMSIPSMLLFGTMCGGMPGVFSPVAWPEKMWPLMWMKSCGLTQYGDMMLWLSKIVSSCLYKEVGDKVVIPFGGEKLDAYDELRWSHNKKRVYYKRGSAIKESELNVDQHGSLVLENVQKDKSGEYTGVAYNEEGGLLKKTDQQLCVQEPVPEPTVMFEAVENEVNLICSAVHNESTVVWIKNGMNANVTGAVLHINSSELKSGDTFSCTVSNMINQKSAKEVKLVWSDTGLHATIDNDDREKEVNSNSGNTTANDEATQTFLGLDFWWTLVILTGGGCFLLILFIIGLVCVWYCGQKKRKAKKEEEYRLTALMPDHTNQPDDQYMQQTTSQRASKSQRPLPPLPIPQGPPYFGPV, from the exons ATGGGGTTGTCCACCATCATGCCAACCTGGGGCCCTACAACACTCACCAGCTCCTCATTTTCCTCAATCACATGCAAGATGCTCTGTCAGGGCAGCAGGATGAGCATCCCATCTATGTTGTTGTTTGGGACAAT GTGTGGAGGCATGCCAGGGGTTTTTTCCCCCGTTGCCTGGCCAGAAAAAATGTGGCCTTTGATGTGGATGAAGTCCTGTGGCCTGACCCAGTACGGAGACATGATGCTGTGGCTGA GTAAAATTGTATCTTCATGCCTCTACAAAGAGGTGGGTGATAAAGTAGTGATTCCTTTTGGTGGAGAAAAATTAGATGCATACGACGAACTGAGATGGTCACATAATAAAAAGAGAGTTTATTATAAAAGAGGCTCAGCAATTAAGGAAAGCGAGCTCAATGTTGATCAACATGGATCCCTGGTACTGGAAAATGTACAGAAAGACAAATCTGGGGAGTACACAGGCGTCGCCTATAATGAAGAAGGAGGCTTATTAAAGAAAACTGATCAACAGCTCTGTGTACAAG AGCCAGTGCCTGAACCTACAGTCATGTTTGAGGCCGTAGAAAATGAAGTAAATTTGATTTGTAGTGCAGTGCACAATGAATCAACAGTTGTATGGATTAAAAATGGCATGAATGCAAATGTGACAGGTGCCGTTTTACACATCAACTCATCTGAGCTCAAATCTGGAGATACATTCTCATGCACAGTCAGCAACATGATAAACCAGAAGTCAGCGAAAGAAGTTAAACTTGTGTGGTCTGACACAG GTCTACATGCAACAATTGACAATGATGACAGAGAAAAAGAAGTGAACAGCAATAGCGGAAATACAACTGCAAATG ATGAGGCTACCCAGACATTTCTAGGCTTGGATTTCTGGTGGACGCTGGTGATCCTGACAGGAGGAGGATGTTTCCTCCTCATACTCTTCATCATCGGCCTGGTCTGTGTCTGGTACTGTGGACAAAAGAAGAGAAAGGCAAAAA AGGAAGAAGAGTACCGACTAACAGCTCTAATGCCAGATCACACAAATCAGCCTGATGATCAGTACATGCAGCAAACCACATCTCAGAGGGCTTCCAAAAGCCAGCGTCCTCTTCCACCCTTACCCATTCCCCAAGGTCCTCCTTATTTCGGACCCGTATAA